The genomic interval CGTTCGCATAAAGTAAAATGAAAACAGTTGTTTTTGCatagttttttggttgttttaaagttggtttaaaacaTGCAGGTGAAACCAGCAAACCAAAACCTGTTTGAGGTGATAGATGAAGACAGAACAAGAATAGTAAACTTGAAGGAGAAGACGTGCACATGCAATAGATTTCAAAAAGATGAAATGCCATGTAACCATGCAGTCGCCGTCATGAAGGACTTgaacataaacacatacaactaCTGTGCACAATACTACACATCAAAAGCATGGCTGCAAACATATGAAGAAACAGTATACCCAGTTGGAAACGTAAGAGAATGGGAACTTCCAGAATTTTTTGAAGACATCATAGTGTTGCCTCCAAAGGAGAGAATCAAGTCTGGAAGGCCGAGGAAAAGAAGAATGGCAGCAGCTTGGgaaacaaagaaacaaaacaagTGTGGCAAGTGTGGACAAAAGGGACATAACATAAAGACCTGCAGAAGAATTACAGCATAGAAGTGGAAACAACTACAcatcaaccaaaaaacaactatattaaaacatttagaaaacaCATACTGCATATTACGATTGGttgttacatatatttttttattgtgattttttatgtggagagatattgataatagggaattggtattattatcattaatatacaaaagaacatcaaatattatagttaaataattaaatgagtgGAAGAAGGTTGAAATtaataagaaggaaaaaaaactacataaagtgattaaaatgcaatttagtTGTTTGTGAGATGGTTGTAATAAGGTTGTTAATAGTATGCTGTCATGAGttaaagtaaatataaaaattaaaaatccaaaaatatgaacaaataaaaaaccaattccaataaagaaaaaaacattATAGAAACAACAACTTGTCTATGATTATGAACATAATCTGGTAATAGAAAAAACAAaagctaaataaaaaaagtagtatttccaacaacaaccaATAGATAACTAAGACAAATTCTTCTTTGGACCCTTTGGAGGAGCCTCATCTTCACTATCAATAAAATCCAATTCTTTCATGCGAGCATACTTATAGAACAACACAGCAAGCCTATCACGGTGTTTCTCAACATCAAATATGGGAGGAATCGGTTTCATATCAATGAAGTATTCGGCAAACGATGCAACGAAACAACCACAGTcactgcaaaacaaccaaaaaacaacagcagaaaaacttaaaaaaggaaaataacatacaaaattttaaaaacatttgaaaataaaaaataaaaacaacttacTTCGAGGTTTGTTGAGGCAAACCATCAACCTTAACAACTTCGAAAGGGTCTAAACAAACCGGtttgttttcctttttgaaCTCATCAAACAAAGCAAAAAAGTGGGGCAACAACACCGCAAATGGCTGACAAGCTTTGATAGCAGCACTATCTTTCATAGCAGTCGACAAGGAGTTGTACATGTACATACGCCTTTCCTCAATATTCAATCGACCAAGAATCCAATGTGATTCAGTCTCCATATGGATGATAAACAAAACATGATCGCACAAATGCCAAGGGGAACCACATAACATTTTTCTACCTCTGATATAATCAGCAATGGCATGCTGGGCAgttatcaaagaaagatttttttttctgtgcAATAAATTGTTCATACAAAGCATGAATGGTTTTAAAGAATAAGGAATCGGTGGTTGTGAACTTAACCTTTGGCTCCTTTGCATACTTTCCTTTTTTACGTAGATAGTAAAAAATGATGTCCAGAtgctaaacaataaaaaatgagaaatgttcgaaaatcagaaaatgaattatatttcaacaactaaaaaacaaccaacaaacaacatgaagaaaactatagactgaaatttttgaaaaaaatcaaaagaaaaaataaattaacttacaGAATTAGTTAAACATTGGCCAGGATATGGAAGCTTGTGGAACCACATCTTGGTTGCAACATCTTCCACGTCAAAACGAAAAGGGGGAACAATCTTATCCTTACCCTTCAAGTAAACCTTGTCCTTGTCATGcctaacattaaaaaaaaaaaattgaaacataaatagtaaagtaaaaaacaaaaaatacaaaaacacaacaaaaatgctgaaaataaacacttacggaTCTTTCTTCGATCGGCGTCCTTCACCAAGCCACAAGTCAAAATCATTCTCGTCTTTATGTTCTACATCTTCACCAATCTTATCATCGAGAGGACACAACCCAGCCACATACTTAACAACTCCATAACCAGAACCATCTTTAGAACTAGAAATGGAAGAGTCATACTCCATAAACGGAGACGTCAGCGCTATGGGTTTCTTAGATTTCCTCTTGTCAACAAGAGGAGTTTCTTCAACGGGAATTGGGTCATCTTCAAGTTCAATGTTAGAATCAACATTGAGACCTGTTGCACccatctaatatattttttccacaaaaatgaaagaaaaaagacAGTGTTAAACACAAAAAGTatgaagaaactaaaaaacaaccaaaaaaaaatatacctcaAAACAAACAAGACGACGATCCGTAACCTCAACATTTTCAGAAACTGAAATCTGTTTACAAGAATCACCACCAATTCCATCTGAAGACATCTGTTTATATATggtattaaaaagtaattagagcatggttaaaaaataacaacctttacacaaccaaaaaacaacacaaaagcaACATTACCATAATCTCAACTGCTTTTACACCGGACTGAACAGTAGCCTCAACATCTATTTGAGTAGGCCCGTCATTGAAATCAACGAAATTCTTGAtacagaaaataaaggaaaaagaaaatggaaaaaaaaagtgaagttattttttgtgaaagacttcaacaacaaaaaaaaaaactacataacaacttaaaaacaaaataaaaacaacaagtaAAATAAGAAGACCAACAATAAATTGCGAACAACATAATCTATAAACACaaccatataaataacataataaatacaaataaatagtcTGAAAAAtagttgtaaattttttttttttaaaaaaaaataaaacataacaagAGACATAACAAGAACATAGAATTACAAGACCACTACCTAAAACGGACttacaacaaaataaaccacACAAAGTAACTAAAACCTAGTTACATTGTCTACTTATCTACCTTCTCCTCACTATCAGTGGATTCATCATCACTGCccttatcatttttttcttttgagtcaGAATCTTCATCAGCTTGACCATCCTTCTCTTCACCTTCACTACCCTCACCTTCTTCATCACCCATAACATTCTCTTCTTCATTGTCATCAGTTTCTTCAGATTCATTTAAATCAAAATCTGCTTCATCACCACTTCCATCATCATCATTGGAAGAGTCACTGCCTTTGTCCTATAttgaaattacaaattaaattagtataaaacaacttaaaaaaaaccgaaaaacaactattgaaaaactaaaataccTTGGCATAGGAATCGGCAAAAACAGTAGAAAACTGTGTCTGCATTGAAGCCATCTGAGCACCAAAAGAAACAAACTGTGCAGACACAAACTCTTTCAACTCAACCAAATCTGATGAAATCTTCTGTTGGGAAGTATGCAACAAATCGATCTTGACCTCCAACCCATCAAATTTCTCAGAAAAAGCATCAAGCTTGACAGAAATGTCACTCTGAGCAACAGTTGGCTCTTCGGGAACAGGAAGACTCTTGTAAGAGTTGTAGTCAGTGTCAAACTTGAAACTGCTCagtttcaaagctttgaactcaccaGCCGTGGGCCTCATATTTGAAAGTTGCAGCTGatcaaaaaacaacaaaatgaaaatttcaattatgaagattattaataatgaaaaacaacataaaaacaactactGAAAAACCAAATTACAACAAACAGATATACCTTATCTTTAGAAACATCAAAAATAGTAGTCTTCAAAACTTTGAAAGTAGGCTGACTATTGCATGTCCACTGAGTGATCCTTGGAATACGAGAGTTTTCCTTTTGGCAGTACTTACCTTTCATGTACTTACAACACTCGTAGAACCAAATTTGAAGAACATGAGGACAACCAATCAAAGTGTAAAAAACACTCGGCCTCTTTCCCGAACTCCTTGCCTTCCTAACACCCTCAACCCAACTATCAAGCTTACCCTTCAATGAGGAAATATTCAATTCAAAAGAACTCCGGCCCCAAGCAAATTCATTGTACCTCCCACTATCTACAACATCTAAAATAGACTTAGGTACATTTTTATGCTTAGTGCCACTAAGCAAGAACCACTCCACAAAATACAAAACTGCCAACTTCACAGCATCCTCATCAGAATCACCccacctcttggtggtaaaacatTCCCTAACAGATTCCTTAGTGATAGAGGACGAAGTTGGCCAATATTTTTCACAAAGACTATTAACGTCTTGCTTAAAATCTAAAACACTACAGTCACATTCACAGTCTAACCCAGTAATCAAAGCAAACTCCTCAATGCTAAACCTAAGCCTAACACCGCGTATCATTACCCACAACTCAGCATCATTAGGTTGCTGAACCTCCCGGAGCAACAACCCATGAAACACTTGGGGTTGAACTTTAAAATCAGGAAGGTTAAGGAAATGTCCAAAACAGGTTTTGGAAAACATTTCAAGCTGTACATCTGAAAGACAAGACTTAATGTTCTCTATCACCTGGAAAGTAGCAGTCGAAAAGGCTTTCGCAATGAAGAGATTCTTCTGGTCATAAATATAATCCCATTCCTGTATCAATTGAAACAAAATAAATCaggacaaaaacaaaaaaaactaaaacaaaaacagaaaacaaataataaaaataatttttttttaaaaaaaggacaCCTTAGGGGGATTTTTCTTTGGTAAGTCAAATCCTTCAACCTTCTCTGAGGTCCTAGCATGGAcctgcaaaaaaaaaagaaatacaaaGTAAAACATAAGCAACAAATCTTAGATACAATAACAATGAAGATATAAAAATGTAGTAACCAAAATACAACCaataaaaaacctaaaaacaacgTTTATGAAACCCTTACAGTATGATAAATGTAAGAGATAAACAACTttcaaaaaaatacagtaacaaCACTGTcacaacttataaaaaaaataactaaaatattaacAACACTGTACAAGCTCGTTGTTatgaaatttcaaaaatggtagTCGATAATAGTAGTGTGACAAACAACCGAGAAAAAACTCACAATAAACATATACAAAACTAAAGAATAAACAACACTGAAAGATCTTGTTGCAATTGAAATTAGTAAAATGCTTCTCAATACTAATAGTGTGTAAAACAACCGAAAACAAATtcacaataaacatataaacaACCAATGGGGAAAAGCAATTCAAAACTGTAACAAAATACGAATTGAACTGGGCAATTTTTCAACAACCAAACAACAActgaataaaaacaacaaaacaacatcaACCACAATACATGACAGAAATACATaaagaacaacaaaaaaacataaaaacatccTAATAAACACCTAAATCAGTGACCTAAAAAGCTCATGTAAAAATTAACACAATAAAATGAAACCAAGCAATTTTAAATTACCTTCGATTTAACTTTAGGCTTTTGGTCCTCAGCATGCACTTCATCCTCAAAATCAGAATCTGAGGAAACCTAGAACAAAAAATGGGGAAAACTTTAAATCATCAAATGTAACACCACAAATAAAACAACcagaaaaaaactaaagaaaaatttaaaaacaacaaagagaAACTTACATCGCGTGCAGACTTGGAAATTTTTGCTCTCTTAGGCTTATGAGCATCGGCCTTAACTGGAAGGGCTCTTTTCTTAGTGCCCGATGTCTCTGGAACATCACCCACTAaatttttagcaattttttttaaccccATCTTAGCTTCGACTTTGGAAGTAACAGTTGGAGGCTTCTTCGATTTTTTAGAAAGTTTCTTCGCCGGAGATGGTGATTTCGAACCACTTCTAGTGGATGccatttatatagaaaaaatatagtGGAGGATGACAATGTAGGTTGAGGAAAACGTGGGTG from Cannabis sativa cultivar Pink pepper isolate KNU-18-1 chromosome 4, ASM2916894v1, whole genome shotgun sequence carries:
- the LOC133036682 gene encoding uncharacterized protein LOC133036682 isoform X1; this translates as MFSKTCFGHFLNLPDFKVQPQVFHGLLLREVQQPNDAELWVMIRGVRLRFSIEEFALITGLDCECDCSVLDFKQDVNSLCEKYWPTSSSITKESVRECFTTKRWGDSDEDAVKLAVLYFVEWFLLSGTKHKNVPKSILDVVDSGRYNEFAWGRSSFELNISSLKGKLDSWVEGVRKARSSGKRPSVFYTLIGCPHVLQIWFYECCKYMKGKYCQKENSRIPRITQWTCNSQPTFKVLKTTIFDVSKDKVYLFVVIWFFSSCFYVVFHY
- the LOC133036683 gene encoding uncharacterized protein LOC133036683 isoform X3, which produces MMSSDGIGGDSCKQISVSENVEMGATGLNVDSNIELEDDPIPVEETPLVDKRKSKKPIALTSPFMEYDSSISSSKDGSGYGVVKYVAGLCPLDDKIGEDVEHKDENDFDLWLGEGRRSKKDP
- the LOC133036683 gene encoding uncharacterized protein LOC133036683 isoform X1 is translated as MQRSQRLSSQPPIPYSLKPFMLCMNNLLHRKKNLSLITAQHAIADYIRGRKMLCGSPWHLCDHVLFIIHMETESHWILGRLNIEERRMYMYNSLSTAMKDSAAIKACQPFAVLLPHFFALFDEFKKENKPVCLDPFEVVKVDGLPQQTSNDCGCFVASFAEYFIDMKPIPPIFDVEKHRDRLAVLFYKYARMKELDFIDSEDEAPPKGPKKNLS
- the LOC133036682 gene encoding uncharacterized protein LOC133036682 isoform X2, with amino-acid sequence MRPTAGEFKALKLSSFKFDTDYNSYKSLPVPEEPTVAQSDISVKLDAFSEKFDGLEVKIDLLHTSQQKISSDLVELKEFVSAQFVSFGAQMASMQTQFSTVFADSYAKDKGSDSSNDDDGSGDEADFDLNESEETDDNEEENVMGDEEGEGSEGEEKDGQADEDSDSKEKNDKGSDDESTDSEEKVDK
- the LOC133036683 gene encoding uncharacterized protein LOC133036683 isoform X2, with protein sequence MMSSDGIGGDSCKQISVSENVEVTDRRLVCFEMGATGLNVDSNIELEDDPIPVEETPLVDKRKSKKPIALTSPFMEYDSSISSSKDGSGYGVVKYVAGLCPLDDKIGEDVEHKDENDFDLWLGEGRRSKKDP